In one Pseudomonas sp. 31-12 genomic region, the following are encoded:
- a CDS encoding YceH family protein, translating to MSTEQETTFDEPRLNSTEIRILGSLIEKQATSPETYPLTLNALVIACNQKTSREPVMNLTQGQVGQSLRALEGRGFTKLVMGSRADRWEHKVDKALELVPAQVILAGLLFLRGPQTVNELLTRSGRMHDFEDAEQVVHQLERLIARGLALLIPRQAGQREDRYMHALGDPADIEVILAARQNPAERGTSSGVSVERIEELEARISALEERLARLE from the coding sequence ATGAGCACTGAGCAAGAAACGACCTTCGACGAACCGCGGCTCAACAGCACGGAAATCCGCATTCTGGGCTCGTTGATCGAGAAGCAGGCCACCAGCCCGGAAACCTATCCGCTGACCCTTAATGCACTGGTGATCGCCTGCAACCAGAAAACCAGTCGTGAACCGGTGATGAACCTGACACAAGGCCAGGTCGGCCAAAGCCTGCGCGCCCTTGAAGGTCGCGGCTTTACCAAACTGGTGATGGGCAGCCGTGCCGATCGCTGGGAGCACAAGGTCGACAAGGCGCTGGAACTGGTGCCAGCCCAGGTGATTCTGGCGGGACTGCTGTTTCTGCGCGGGCCGCAGACGGTCAATGAACTGCTGACCCGCAGCGGCCGCATGCATGATTTCGAAGACGCCGAGCAGGTGGTGCATCAACTGGAACGCTTGATTGCTCGTGGGCTGGCGTTGTTGATTCCGCGCCAGGCCGGGCAGCGCGAAGACCGATATATGCATGCGCTGGGCGATCCGGCGGATATCGAAGTCATCCTCGCCGCCCGGCAAAACCCGGCCGAACGTGGCACCAGCAGCGGCGTCTCCGTAGAGCGGATCGAAGAGCTTGAGGCACGGATTTCAGCGCTGGAAGAACGCCTGGCTCGCCTCGAATAA
- a CDS encoding DUF1993 family protein, producing the protein MTISLYAASVPVFKQMLNALSDVLNKAEAHATAKNIDPNAFLQARLYPDMFPLVRQVQIAVDFAKGVSSRLAEIEVPKYDDTETTFAELQALIAKVLAYIGEIKPEQIDGKEGIEIVTRPGTPKEKRFSGQAYLLSYGLPQFFFHVTTTYALLRHNGVEVGKRDYMGAF; encoded by the coding sequence ATGACTATTTCCCTGTATGCCGCTTCCGTTCCTGTTTTCAAACAAATGCTCAACGCCCTGAGCGACGTTCTGAACAAGGCCGAGGCCCACGCCACCGCCAAGAACATCGACCCGAACGCGTTCCTGCAAGCCCGCCTGTACCCGGACATGTTCCCGCTGGTGCGTCAGGTGCAGATCGCCGTTGATTTCGCCAAAGGCGTTTCCTCGCGCCTGGCCGAGATCGAAGTGCCGAAGTACGACGACACCGAAACCACCTTCGCTGAACTGCAAGCCCTGATCGCCAAGGTTCTGGCTTACATCGGCGAGATCAAGCCTGAGCAGATCGACGGCAAGGAAGGCATCGAGATCGTCACCCGTCCAGGTACGCCGAAAGAGAAGCGCTTCAGTGGCCAGGCTTATCTGTTGAGCTATGGCCTACCGCAGTTCTTCTTCCACGTCACCACCACTTACGCACTGCTGCGTCACAACGGTGTGGAAGTGGGCAAGCGCGATTACATGGGCGCGTTCTAA
- the sstT gene encoding serine/threonine transporter SstT: MTASSPSLLQRLKRLSLVSQIVIGLIAGIALALIAPEVAKSTAFIGKVFVSALKAVAPILVFVLVMASIANHKHGQETHIRPILFLYLLGTFAAAVVAVVASMMFPSSLVLSTHDVAVTAPGGISEVLQSLLLSVVDNPVSALMNANFIGILAWAIGMGVAIRHAGDTTREVLGDLSNGVTLIVRLVIRFAPLGIFGLVASTLATSGFGALIGYVHLLAVLLGCMLFVALVMNPVIVFWKLRRNPYPLVLMCLRESGITAFFTRSSAANIPVNLELSKRLGLHEDTYSVSIPLGATINMAGAAITITVLTLAAVHTLGIAVDIPTAILLSMVAAICACGASGVAGGSLLLIPLACGLFGIPSEIAMQVVAVGFIIGVLQDSAETALNSSTDVLFTAAACLGEEAKAERLA; this comes from the coding sequence ATGACTGCTTCATCCCCTTCGCTATTGCAACGCTTGAAACGCTTGAGCCTGGTCTCGCAAATCGTCATCGGCCTGATCGCCGGGATTGCCCTGGCGCTGATCGCGCCTGAGGTGGCGAAGTCCACGGCGTTCATCGGCAAAGTCTTCGTCTCGGCACTGAAAGCCGTCGCGCCGATTCTGGTGTTCGTGCTGGTCATGGCCTCGATCGCCAACCATAAGCACGGCCAGGAAACCCACATCCGGCCGATTCTGTTTTTGTACTTACTGGGCACGTTTGCCGCCGCGGTGGTCGCGGTGGTTGCCAGCATGATGTTTCCGTCCAGTCTGGTGCTGTCTACCCATGACGTCGCCGTGACTGCGCCGGGTGGCATTAGCGAAGTGTTGCAGAGTCTGCTGCTCAGCGTGGTCGACAACCCGGTCAGTGCGCTGATGAACGCCAACTTCATCGGCATTCTGGCCTGGGCGATTGGCATGGGTGTTGCGATTCGCCATGCCGGTGACACGACCCGCGAGGTGCTCGGCGACCTGTCCAATGGCGTGACCCTGATCGTGCGCCTGGTGATTCGTTTCGCGCCGCTGGGGATCTTCGGCCTTGTCGCGTCGACCCTTGCCACCTCCGGCTTCGGTGCGTTGATCGGCTACGTGCATCTGCTGGCCGTGCTGCTGGGCTGCATGTTGTTTGTGGCGCTGGTGATGAACCCGGTGATCGTGTTCTGGAAACTGCGTCGCAACCCGTATCCGCTGGTGCTGATGTGCTTGCGGGAAAGCGGCATCACCGCGTTCTTTACCCGCAGCTCGGCGGCGAATATTCCGGTCAACCTGGAATTGAGCAAGCGCCTGGGCCTACACGAAGACACTTATTCGGTATCGATTCCGCTGGGCGCCACCATCAACATGGCCGGCGCGGCGATCACCATCACCGTGCTGACCTTGGCGGCCGTGCATACCCTGGGCATCGCCGTGGATATTCCGACAGCCATTCTGCTCAGTATGGTGGCAGCGATCTGTGCGTGTGGCGCTTCGGGCGTGGCCGGCGGTTCGTTGTTGCTGATTCCGCTGGCGTGCGGCCTGTTTGGCATTCCGAGTGAAATCGCCATGCAGGTGGTGGCAGTAGGTTTCATTATAGGGGTGTTGCAGGACTCTGCGGAGACTGCGCTGAACTCCTCCACTGACGTGCTGTTCACCGCCGCGGCTTGCCTGGGTGAAGAAGCAAAAGCAGAACGGTTGGCGTAA
- a CDS encoding MFS transporter, which yields MLLPILLLSAAGFTVLTTEFIIVGLLPAIARDLEVSIPQAGLLVTLFAFTVAAFGPFLTAYFARFERRKLFISVLIMFGLANTLAAFAPNIWVMAIARLIPALGLPVFWALASETAVDIVGPDFAGRAIAKIGFGIVCATVFGIPVGTLISDAFGWRSAFGILAVIAFAKALLLFIYLPKTNLHQHQVSFRSQFKILRSPLMLGHVLLSILVFSGMFTAYTYLADILERLAGFNGTVVGWCLMGFGAVGLIGNSLGGRAVDRHPLMASVMFCAFMIAGMVALVPNIHSPLGLAAAMGIWGVTQAALFLVSHVRLMKVAPEAPAFAASLNIAGANLGIGLGAMVGGRVIDSVGLGGLGFAAAAFILVSILLAMALMTMKPREVCA from the coding sequence ATGCTGTTGCCCATCCTTCTGTTGTCAGCCGCCGGTTTTACCGTGCTGACCACGGAATTCATCATCGTCGGCCTGTTGCCGGCGATTGCCCGAGACCTTGAAGTCAGCATTCCCCAAGCGGGTTTGCTGGTGACTTTGTTCGCCTTCACCGTCGCCGCGTTCGGGCCGTTCCTGACCGCCTACTTCGCAAGGTTCGAGCGGCGCAAGCTGTTCATCTCGGTGCTGATCATGTTCGGCCTGGCCAACACCCTCGCGGCGTTTGCGCCGAACATCTGGGTAATGGCCATCGCCCGGTTGATCCCCGCGCTGGGGCTGCCGGTGTTCTGGGCGTTGGCCAGTGAAACCGCGGTTGACATCGTCGGGCCGGATTTCGCCGGGCGGGCGATTGCCAAGATCGGGTTCGGCATTGTCTGCGCCACAGTGTTCGGCATTCCGGTGGGCACGCTGATTTCCGATGCGTTCGGCTGGCGCAGTGCCTTTGGCATTCTGGCGGTGATCGCGTTTGCCAAGGCGTTGCTGCTGTTTATCTACCTGCCGAAAACCAACCTGCACCAGCATCAGGTGAGCTTTCGTTCGCAGTTCAAGATCCTGCGCAGCCCGTTGATGCTGGGCCATGTGCTGCTGTCGATACTGGTGTTCAGCGGCATGTTCACCGCTTACACCTACCTGGCGGACATCCTTGAACGCCTCGCCGGTTTCAACGGCACGGTGGTCGGTTGGTGCCTGATGGGCTTTGGCGCAGTCGGGCTGATTGGCAACTCGTTGGGCGGTCGTGCGGTGGATCGTCATCCGCTGATGGCTTCGGTGATGTTCTGCGCGTTCATGATCGCCGGCATGGTGGCGTTGGTGCCGAACATTCATTCGCCGCTGGGCCTGGCGGCGGCGATGGGGATTTGGGGCGTGACCCAGGCCGCGCTGTTCCTGGTCAGCCATGTGCGATTGATGAAGGTCGCGCCCGAGGCGCCGGCCTTTGCGGCGTCGCTGAACATCGCCGGGGCCAACCTCGGGATTGGCTTGGGCGCGATGGTTGGCGGGCGGGTGATCGACAGCGTTGGCCTGGGCGGGCTGGGTTTTGCAGCCGCCGCGTTTATCCTTGTGTCGATTCTCTTGGCCATGGCGCTGATGACCATGAAGCCGCGCGAAGTCTGCGCCTGA
- the nhaR gene encoding transcriptional activator NhaR — protein MLNYRQLHYFWVVAKTGSIVRACEQLNLTPQTISGQISLLEQTYGIELFRRVGRQLELTEAGRQTLPYAEQMFQLGGELELMLRAQPNEQQILFRVGVADVVPKSIVYRLIAPTMELSEPLRITCREDKLERLLADLAIQRLDLVISDSPMPSHLDIKGYSQKLGECGISFFATAELAAQYGQDFPRSLHGAPLLIPGPETVVRSRLQRWFAEQQIQPRIVGEFDDSALMQAFGQSGSGIFIGPSVIADEVKRQYGVELIGQTDAVTESFYAISVERKVKHPGIVAITEGARRELFTEV, from the coding sequence ATGCTCAACTATCGGCAATTGCATTATTTCTGGGTGGTAGCCAAGACCGGTAGCATCGTACGCGCCTGCGAGCAACTGAATCTGACACCGCAGACCATCAGCGGGCAGATATCCTTGCTCGAACAAACCTATGGCATCGAGCTGTTCCGACGAGTCGGTCGGCAGCTTGAACTGACGGAGGCCGGGCGTCAGACCCTGCCCTACGCCGAGCAAATGTTTCAGCTGGGCGGCGAACTGGAATTGATGCTGCGGGCGCAACCCAACGAACAGCAGATCCTGTTCCGGGTGGGCGTCGCCGATGTGGTGCCCAAATCCATCGTCTATCGCCTCATCGCGCCGACCATGGAATTGAGTGAACCGCTGCGCATCACCTGTCGCGAAGACAAACTCGAACGTTTGCTCGCCGACCTGGCGATCCAACGCCTGGACCTGGTGATTTCCGACAGCCCGATGCCGTCGCACCTGGACATCAAGGGTTACAGCCAGAAACTCGGTGAATGCGGGATCAGCTTCTTCGCCACAGCTGAACTGGCGGCGCAGTACGGTCAGGATTTCCCACGCAGCCTGCATGGCGCACCGCTGCTGATTCCCGGGCCGGAAACCGTGGTGCGCAGCCGCTTGCAACGCTGGTTTGCCGAGCAGCAGATCCAGCCACGCATCGTCGGCGAGTTCGACGACAGCGCCCTGATGCAGGCTTTCGGTCAGTCCGGCAGCGGGATTTTCATCGGTCCGAGCGTGATTGCCGACGAGGTGAAACGCCAATACGGCGTGGAGTTGATTGGCCAGACCGACGCCGTGACGGAGTCGTTCTACGCCATTTCAGTGGAACGCAAGGTCAAGCACCCCGGCATCGTGGCGATTACCGAAGGTGCGCGACGCGAACTGTTCACCGAGGTGTGA
- a CDS encoding TerC family protein, with translation MEYLLELAASPTAWVALATLIVMEIVLGIDNLIFISILTNKLPEQHRQKARRIGIGMALILRLGLLSTIAFIVQLTEPVIDILGHAFSWKDMILIAGGLFLLWKATTEIHHSMDPAPDDPMSATSTVTLGFAAAIGQILMLDMVFSIDSIITAVGMTEHLPIMIIAVVVSVLVMLLAADPLAKFINDNPTVVMLALGFLIMIGMTLIAEGFGAHVPKGYVYAAMAFSATIEGLNMMSRRARQKKIAAEA, from the coding sequence ATGGAATACCTTTTAGAACTTGCTGCAAGCCCCACCGCCTGGGTCGCCCTGGCCACGTTGATCGTGATGGAAATCGTGCTCGGCATCGATAACCTGATCTTCATCTCGATCCTGACCAACAAACTGCCCGAGCAGCATCGGCAGAAAGCACGCCGCATCGGTATCGGCATGGCGTTGATTCTGCGACTGGGCCTGTTGAGCACCATCGCGTTCATCGTCCAGTTGACTGAGCCGGTGATCGATATTCTCGGCCACGCGTTCTCCTGGAAGGACATGATCCTGATCGCCGGTGGCCTGTTCCTGTTGTGGAAGGCGACTACCGAGATCCATCACAGCATGGACCCGGCCCCGGATGATCCGATGTCGGCGACCTCGACCGTGACCCTGGGCTTTGCTGCCGCGATCGGTCAGATCCTGATGCTGGACATGGTGTTCTCCATCGACAGCATCATTACCGCAGTGGGCATGACCGAGCACTTGCCAATCATGATCATCGCCGTGGTGGTGTCGGTGCTGGTGATGTTGCTGGCGGCTGATCCTCTGGCCAAATTCATCAACGACAACCCGACGGTGGTGATGCTGGCGCTGGGCTTCCTGATCATGATCGGCATGACGCTGATCGCTGAAGGTTTCGGTGCTCACGTGCCTAAGGGCTACGTCTATGCAGCCATGGCCTTCTCGGCGACGATCGAGGGCTTGAACATGATGTCGCGTCGGGCCAGGCAGAAGAAAATAGCGGCTGAAGCTTAA
- a CDS encoding DUF6021 family protein, which yields MAHSNTPDGPHSSEHSSGDELGFDPDSPDLADPQVDPIGPAKAPRDVKPGDNPKAPAKPYDPLADLKP from the coding sequence ATGGCACATTCCAATACCCCCGACGGTCCGCATTCATCCGAGCATTCTTCGGGTGACGAGTTGGGGTTCGACCCCGATTCGCCGGATCTCGCTGACCCTCAGGTCGATCCCATCGGCCCCGCCAAGGCGCCCCGGGATGTGAAGCCGGGCGACAATCCCAAGGCTCCGGCGAAGCCTTACGACCCACTCGCTGATCTGAAACCCTAA
- the pbpG gene encoding D-alanyl-D-alanine endopeptidase produces MKIRLSILSLFFAFTGTFITPIASAAETTAAPRDTKQLKLASGSSLLLDMQTNKVIYASNPDVVVPIASVSKLMTGLIVVEARQNMDEYININISDTPEMKGVFSRVKLKSELPRREMLLIALMSSENRAAASLAHHYPGGYVAFIAAMNAKAKALGMTSTHFVEPTGLSPRNVSTARDLSKLLIAAHKYPLLTELSTTKEKTVTFRKPNYSLGFRNTDHLVRKPNWDIKLTKTGFTNEAGHCLVLVTSMGNRQVALVILDAFGKYTHFADAARIRSWVETGKGADVPSVALQYKSDKNLKHRQSGVVEASK; encoded by the coding sequence AGCGCTGCGGAGACCACCGCGGCACCCCGAGACACGAAACAACTCAAGCTCGCTTCCGGCAGCTCTTTGCTGCTGGATATGCAGACCAACAAAGTCATTTATGCCAGCAACCCCGATGTGGTTGTCCCTATCGCCTCCGTCAGCAAATTGATGACCGGCCTGATTGTGGTTGAAGCCCGACAGAACATGGACGAGTACATCAATATCAACATCAGCGACACGCCAGAAATGAAAGGCGTGTTTTCCCGAGTCAAACTCAAAAGCGAATTGCCGCGCAGGGAAATGCTGCTGATCGCCCTGATGTCCTCGGAAAACCGTGCTGCCGCGAGCCTGGCCCATCACTATCCGGGCGGCTATGTCGCATTCATTGCCGCGATGAACGCCAAGGCCAAGGCGCTGGGCATGACCAGCACCCACTTCGTCGAGCCGACGGGCCTCTCCCCTCGTAACGTCTCTACCGCCCGCGACCTGAGCAAGTTGCTGATCGCCGCGCACAAGTACCCGTTATTGACCGAGTTGAGTACCACCAAGGAAAAAACCGTCACCTTCCGCAAACCCAACTACAGCCTGGGTTTCCGCAACACCGACCATTTGGTCCGCAAGCCAAACTGGGACATCAAGCTGACCAAGACCGGGTTCACCAATGAAGCCGGTCACTGCCTGGTGTTGGTGACCAGCATGGGCAATCGCCAGGTAGCGCTGGTGATCCTCGACGCCTTCGGCAAGTACACGCATTTTGCCGATGCCGCCCGCATCCGCAGTTGGGTGGAAACCGGCAAAGGCGCAGACGTGCCGTCGGTAGCCTTGCAGTACAAGTCGGACAAGAACCTCAAGCACCGTCAGAGCGGTGTGGTTGAAGCGTCAAAGTAA